Proteins encoded in a region of the Elaeis guineensis isolate ETL-2024a chromosome 7, EG11, whole genome shotgun sequence genome:
- the LOC105048435 gene encoding NAC domain-containing protein 100 has product MEENLPPGFRFHPTDEELITYYLIRKVSDFRFTAKAIADVDLNKYEPWDLPGKASMGEKEWYFFSLRDRKYPTGMRTNRATDAGYWKTTGKDKEIFHCAVLVGMKKTLVFYKGRAPKGEKTNWVMHEYRLHTKFPYRTTKEEWVVCRVFKKNSDIKKTQPNTSPLPPLLESPCSATSLSELGELDVPTLSNLVYTSNGPDGMLTADNINNKVDMNMYMNWVLGREATSQPSLPWSSGLLSMGYSPSPAILKAMPFNGYQPQEATNLTSSSSFTVHGDPILGNESKLSFPPSSFKGTEITQQEQPLDQESIWRGY; this is encoded by the exons ATGGAGGAGAACCTTCCTCCTGGCTTTAGATTCCACCCCACGGACGAAGAGCTCATCACTTACTACCTAATCCGCAAGGTCTCGGACTTCAGATTCACCGCTAAAGCCATTGCCGATGTTGATCTCAACAAGTACGAGCCTTGGGACCTCCCAG GGAAGGCAAGCATGGGGGAGAAAGAGTGGTACTTCTTCAGCTTGAGGGATCGCAAGTACCCCACAGGGATGCGTACCAACCGGGCAACCGACGCCGGTTACTGGAAGACAACAGGCAAAGACAAGGAGATCTTCCACTGTGCAGTCTTGGTTGGGATGAAGAAAACCTTGGTGTTCTACAAAGGAAGAGCTCCCAAGGGGGAGAAGACCAACTGGGTGATGCATGAGTACAGGCTCCACACCAAGTTCCCCTACAGAACCACAAAG GAGGAATGGGTTGTGTGCAGGGTTTTCAAAAAGAACTCCGATATTAAGAAGACGCAACCGAACACCTCACCATTGCCTCCGTTGCTCGAGTCTCCATGCAGTGCAACCTCCTTAAGTGAGCTTGGAGAACTTGACGTGCCAACCTTAAGCAATCTCGTCTACACCTCGAACGGTCCAGATGGAATGCTAACTGCTGACAACATCAACAACAAAGTGGATATGAACATGTACATGAATTGGGTCTTAGGTAGAGAAGCCACAAGCCAACCCTCGCTTCCATGGTCATCAGGCTTGTTAAGCATGGGCTACTCACCAAGTCCAGCAATACTGAAGGCAATGCCATTCAATGGTTATCAACCACAAGAAGCCACCAATCTCACAAGCTCAAGTTCTTTCACAGTACATGGAGATCCGATCCTTGGAAATGAATCAAAATTGAGCTTCCCTCCCTCTTCCTTTAAAGGTACGGAGATCACACAACAAGAGCAGCCATTGGATCAAGAATCAATTTGGAGAGGGTATTGA